One genomic window of Corythoichthys intestinalis isolate RoL2023-P3 chromosome 18, ASM3026506v1, whole genome shotgun sequence includes the following:
- the nectin3b gene encoding nectin-3-like protein isoform X1 gives MTPFSNPNYLGKFALFHLLCHIPGLLGSQVVVPSSVSAVLGKNLTLECRVDVATNLTLTQSSWERRLPSSSVTIAVYNPRYGISISPDFIHRLYFRSPSSHDATIVLENVGFADMGMYTCKVATFPLGNTQASTTVSVLVEPKVFVSAGSRALIDGSNETTVATCIAERARPPAEVSWESNLFGQSEVQLFDDVNGTTTTQVRYLWQPTRHIQGHSLTCVVRHPALLNDFRVPYQLNVQFAPDISVVGYDGDWYVGRDNVQMTCKANANPPAHHFRWIRLDSEMPDGVEILNSTLLFLRPLQRNDSGVYRCEVANDINLRSRDVRILIQDPPTMPSTITAPVLSGSSSSTLVDDKLHVRLSSPTLQALPDSNLGTVVGGAVGGALFLLLLLCLAGVCYLRKQQSFHGDYCAKAYPGPSDLQKAPGEAREPHAVKAGVGSGSQRRKDHDREEWGGHELERHRGYDGDEYPSNGYTRAMREGGHHSNRQNPQRAQTEYCSPQQAPRRPRYTHSPKAARNGSPYVPNNGYDSAPEGDYVSHKDGSLISRREWYV, from the exons GATTGTTAGGCAGTCAGGTGGTGGTGCCGTCCAGCGTGAGCGCCGTGCTGGGGAAAAACTTGACGTTAGAGTGCCGCGTGGATGTGGCTACTAACCTCACTCTCACTCAGAGCTCTTGGGAACGGCGTTTACCTTCCAGCTCTGTCACCATCGCCGTTTACAACCCGCGCTACGGCATCTCCATCTCTCCGGACTTCATCCACCGTTTGTATTTCCGCTCGCCCTCTTCCCACGATGCCACCATCGTACTGGAGAACGTGGGCTTTGCAGATATGGGCATGTACACATGTAAGGTGGCGACATTTCCGCTCGGGAACACTCAAGCCTCCACGACTGTCAGTGTGCTTG TGGAGCCGAAGGTCTTCGTGTCGGCCGGCTCGAGGGCGCTTATAGACGGCAGTAACGAAACGACGGTGGCTACCTGTATCGCCGAACGCGCCCGCCCCCCCGCCGAGGTGTCGTGGGAATCCAACCTTTTCGGGCAGTCGGAAGTGCAGCTTTTCGACGACGTCAACGGAACCACCACTACGCAAGTGCGCTACCTTTGGCAGCCCACCCGTCACATCCAGGGTCACTCGCTCACCTGCGTTGTTCGCCACCCGGCTCTGCTCAATGACTTCAGGGTGCCCTATCAGCTCAATGTGCAGT TTGCTCCGGATATCTCTGTGGTGGGATACGATGGCGACTGGTACGTGGGGCGGGACAATGTCCAAATGACGTGCAAAGCTAACGCGAACCCGCCAGCTCATCACTTTAGATGGATCAG GTTAGATAGCGAGATGCCAGATGGCGTGGAAATCCTCAACAGCACGCTGCTTTTCCTCCGCCCTCTCCAGAGGAACGACTCCGGTGTTTACAGGTGCGAGGTCGCCAACGACATCAACCTCCGCAGTCGGGACGTCCGCATTCTCATACAAG ATCCTCCCACCATGCCTTCCACCATTACTGCTCCTGTCCTCTCTGGTTCCTCCTCCTCCACCCTAGTGGACGATAAGCTCCACGTTCGTCTCAGCTCCCCCACCCTCCAAGCCCTACCTGACAGTAACCTGGGCACCGTAGTGGGCGGGGCTGTGGGCGGGGCCTTGTTCCTGCTGCTACTGCTGTGTCTGGCCGGCGTGTGTTACCTGCGCAAACAGCAGAGCTTCCACGGGGACTACTGCGCCAAAGCGTACCCGGGTCCTAGCGACCTCCAGAAAGCCCCCGGGGAGGCGCGCGAGCCCCACGCCGTCAAGGCCGGGGTCGGCTCCGGCTCCCAGCGCCGGAAGGACCACGACAGAGAGGAGTGGGGCGGCCACGAGCTCGAGCGTCACCGCGGCTACGACGGAGACGAGTACCCGTCTAACGGCTACACGCGGGCCATGAGGGAGGGCGGTCACCACAGCAACCGGCAGAATCCCCAGCGGGCACAAACGGAGTATTGTAGTCCTCAGCAAGCGCCCAGGAGACCCAGATACACGCACTCTCCCAAAGCGGCGAGGAATGGCTCACCCTACGTGCCCAACAACGGCTACGATAGCGCTCCGGAGGGCGATTACGTGTCTCACAAAGACGGTTCGCTCATCTCTCGTAGGGAGTGGTACGTTTGA